Genomic window (Microbacterium oxydans):
AGGTCGCCGACGCCATCCTGCTCGTCGCCTACATCTCGTTCCTCGGGATGGGCCTGCAGAAGCCGGCCACCGACTGGGGCGCCATGCTCACCAGCGGCATCACCTACACCTACGCGGGCGCCTGGTGGCTGATCTTCCCCGCCGGATTCTGCATCGTGCTGACCGTCTGCGCCTTCAACAGCATCGGCGACGGCCTCCGCGACTTCTTCGACGTGAAGGGGCGTGCCGCATGAGCGCCGCACTGCTGTCGATCTCCGACCTCCGGGTCACGTTCCGCACCGAGGACGGCGCGGTCGAGGCCGTCAAGGGCATCGACCTCGAGGTCAAGCCCGGCGAGGTGCTGGCCCTGGTCGGCGAGTCCGGCTCCGGCAAGTCCGTCACGGCCATGGCCATCCTGAAGCTGCTGCCGAAGTCGGCGACCGTCACCGGATCGATCCGCCTCGCCGGCCGCGAGCTGCTGCCGCTCCCGGAGAGCGAGATGAACGCCGTACGCGGCGCCGAGATCTCGATGGTGTTCCAGGAGCCGATGACCGCGCTCAACCCGAGCATGCGGATCGGCGACCAGATCACCGAGGCCATCCTCAACCACCGCCAGATCTCGAAGGCCGACGCGTGGGAACGCGCCGTCGAGATGCTCCAGCGCGTGGGCATCCCCGACCCCGCACGGCGGGCGAAGAGCTACCCGCACGAGCTGTCCGGTGGCCAGCGCCAGCGCGTGGTCATCGCGATCGCGCTCGCGTGCGAGCCGCAGCTGATCATCGCGGACGAGCCGACCACCGCGCTCGACGTGACCGTGCAGGCCGAGATCCTCGACCTCATCCGCCGTCTGGCGGCCGAGTCGGGCACCGCGTTCCTCCTCGTCACGCACAACATGGGCGTGGTCGCCGACATCGCCGACCGGGTGGCCGTGATGTTCCGCGGCACGATGGTCGAGGTGGGCGACACCCGCGCCGTGCTCACCGCACCGCGCGAGGACTACACGAAGAAGCTCCTCAGCGCCGTGCCCTCGCTGCCGGACATCGCGAGCGTCGTCGAGCGGGACGAGGAGCCGGAGCCCGCGGCCGCCGTGCTGGAGCTCGATGCCGCGAGCGTGACCTACCGTCGCGGAGGGCGCCCGTTCCTCGCGCTCGACGGCGTCAGCCTGCGCA
Coding sequences:
- a CDS encoding ABC transporter ATP-binding protein, coding for MSAALLSISDLRVTFRTEDGAVEAVKGIDLEVKPGEVLALVGESGSGKSVTAMAILKLLPKSATVTGSIRLAGRELLPLPESEMNAVRGAEISMVFQEPMTALNPSMRIGDQITEAILNHRQISKADAWERAVEMLQRVGIPDPARRAKSYPHELSGGQRQRVVIAIALACEPQLIIADEPTTALDVTVQAEILDLIRRLAAESGTAFLLVTHNMGVVADIADRVAVMFRGTMVEVGDTRAVLTAPREDYTKKLLSAVPSLPDIASVVERDEEPEPAAAVLELDAASVTYRRGGRPFLALDGVSLRIAPGEILGLVGESGSGKSTLGRAALGLLPLSSGGITLFGEKVGRGGVSGRRERELRGRVGAIFQDPGSSLDPRMTVGEAIAEPLLVQRRRFPTSGSQRRARVAELLEAVELPSTYASRYPHELSGGQRQRIGLARAIALEPELIIADEPTSALDVSVQAAVLEVLRTLQAKMHFACLFISHDLAVVHEISDRVAVMLKGEIVETGSADEVLLAPQHPYSRRLLASVPVPDPDKQALRREARAAARVATP